From Geotalea uraniireducens Rf4:
CTGATGGTTGGCGGCGATAAGGTAGCAATCGGAACACCTTTAGTGCCCAGCGCCTCTGTGGTCGGCAAGATTGTCGAGCAGGGCAAGGACAAGAAGATTCTCGTCTTCAAATCCAAGCGCCGGAAAGATTCCAGGAAACTTAACGGGCACCGTCAACTCAGAACCATTTTGAAGATCGAGAAGATCAACGCCTAAGAAATAATTAGAGGACGGCACGTAGAAAACTTCCAGCTCGGTTGCAGGCAGCTGGAACCGGACGGAGCCGTTAGGAGGAGTAGAAAATGGCACATAAAAAAGGCGTCGGCAGTACCAGGAACGGCCGCGATTCAGACGGCCAAAGGCTTGGCTGTAAAAAATTCGGCGGCGAGCATGTCAAAGCCGGCAATATCATCTACCGTCAGCATGGCACCAAGATCCATCCCGGCAACAACGTCGGTTTAGGGCGGGACTATACCCTCTTTGCCCTTATCGAGGGTGTGGTGAAGTTCGAGCGGATGGGACGCGACCGGAAAAAGGTTTCCGTTTACCCCGCCAACTAGCAATTGCTGATATAAGCACATGCGAAAGCCTGGAACCTTTGGTTCCGGGCTTTTGTTGTTTATTTATTTGGGGACAGTTATGAGTTTTATCGATGAAGTGAAAATCCATGTGAAATCAGGGGATGGCGGCGCCGGTTGCGTCTCCTTCCGCCGGGAAAAGTTTATTCCCTTGGGTGGTCCTGACGGCGGTGATGGAGGCAAAGGGGGGAATGTGATTGTTGAGGCTTCCCCGAATCTCTCCACCCTCCTCGATCTGCGCCAGCACCCGCATCAGAAGGCGGGGCGCGGCAGGAACGGTATGGGGAAGGATCGTCACGGCGCCTATGGTGCGGACTTGAAAATGCTCCTGCCGGTTGGCACGGTGATCAAGGATGCTGAAACCGACGAGGTGCTTGTCGACCTGAATGAGCCGGGCATGTCGGTGGTGCTCCTGAAGGGTGGCCGCGGCGGCCAGGGTAATGCCCGCTTTGCCAGCTCCACCAACAAGGCGCCCAAGTTTGCCCAGCCGGGTGAGCCCGGCGAAGAGCGGTGGCTCAGGCTGGAGCTGAAGCTGATGGCCGATGTGGGGCTGCTCGGCATGCCCAGTGTCGGGAAATCATCCCTGATATCCAAGATTTCCGCGGCGCGGCCGAAGATTGCCGACTACCACTTCACCACCCTCAAGCCGAATCTGGGTGTAGTAGCGTACAAGAACTACAAATCGTTCGTCATGGCAGACATTCCCGGCCTCATCGAAGGGGCCCACGAGGGAGCAGGTCTCGGGCACCGTTTCCTCAAGCACCTGGAGCGGACCGGCCAGCTGATTCATATCCTCGATATCTCCTGGATGCCCGACCGCGATCCGCTCCGCGAATACGAGGCGATCAACCGGGAACTGGCACTATTCAATCCTGAACTGGCAGAAAAGAAGCAGATTATCGTTATCAACAAGATCGACCTCCCCGTGGTAAAAGAAAACCTGGCAACCGTTCTCCCCTATTTCGAGGAGCGCGGCCTGAAGGTCTTCCCCATCTCCGCCGCCACCGGCGAGGGGATACCGGCGCTCTTGGACGAGATCGCCCGCAATCTCTGGGGGCAGGCGGAGGAAGAGTGGTAGTGAAGCGGTCGGCAGTTGATGGTCTATGGTGAATGGAAGAATGGAAAAGCCGTGCTCCCCATTTCGGGGTGGCGCGGCTTTTTTGTCCGGTTCGTCATGGAAGACTTCGTCATTGGGCCAGGATGATGTTGTCCAACTCAACGGTTCCATTGCCCACGACCAGACTGCCATGCACTGTGGTGTATCCCGAGTTGTCGGCAAAGTAACAGTCATAGCCCCCTTTCAGGGCAAGGGGGATGCCCCTGTTGATCGTGATGTTTCCGAAGGTCTCTACCCCCTGCAGTTGAAGAACTTCGGAGTCAGCGGCTGCGTCAGCTGCTGACTGGATCGCATCAAAATAGAGAAGAGGTGTTCGCGCAATACGCACCTGCGATGCGACACACGGGGGGGCAACGACCGAAAGTGTCATCGGCCTCAAGGCCGTTTTGCCGGCACTGTCCTGGAGGCTCATTGTAAAGCTGTAATTGCCGATTCCATTGGCGGTCCCTTTGATGCGGGCGGACCCGTCCGCCGAGCTTTCCAGGGAAAGGCCGGAGGGAAGGCTGCCTGATGCAATGCCCCAGGAATAGGGAGCGATCCCTCCCCCGCCGGTGATGAGCTGGTTGAAAGCGACCCCGATGATCACCGGATTAAGGGAGGTATCGTCGATGCCCATAACCTGCATCATGAGGAGCCTTGTTGCGATCTTTCCGGTGCTGTCGGCAACCCTGACCTCGACCATGGTGTCCCCCCTGCCAGTTGGTGTCCCGGAAATTGCGCCGCTTGAGGGATCGATGGCCAGGCCTGAGGGCAGAGTGCCGGATGCTATGGACCAGGTGTAGGGCGCCGTTCCACCTTTGACTGACAGGGCCGCATTGTAGGCAGTGCCCGATGCCCCGGCGGGGAGGGAAGCGGTGGTAATGGCAAAGGCATTCGCATCATTGAGCTTGATCGTAAACGCTCCCCACCCGTTGTCTCCGCTGCCGGTAAGCATCAGATTGCCTAAAGCATCCAGTGCCAGCCGCTCCCCTGCCTCTGTTACGCCACCATCATAGGTTATGGCCCATAGCCTGTTGCCCGATGGGTCATACTTGAGGATAAGGTAATCATAGCCGGCATAGGGGGTGCTCTGTATGCTGCCAATGACATGAATGGAGTTGTTTTTATCAACGGCAAGGCCGTACCCCTTGGTGCCGACCCCTGCTGGATAGGTTTTCATCCAGATGGGGTCGCCGTTGGCACTGAATTTCCTGAGAAAAAGCGTCGGAGGGGAGCCGAGCAGCCAGCCGGTCACATAGACGTCCCCGTTTGCGTCAACTGCAATATCCTGCCCCGCCTCCTCCTGGTTGCCTTTAAAAGCTTTGTACCATTGCAAATTGCCCGAGGCGTCATACTTGATGAGGGGGGTATCAACAGGATAATCCAGGGTTTCCCTGTAGCCGGTTATGTAGACATTACCGGTGGTGTCAACGGTGATGTATGGGTTCCATAGATAGGGGAGCGTGCCAGGTTGTAGCAGCGTGCTCCAGAGCTCATTGCCGGCCGCATCGTACTTGACTGTGAGATAACCCCCGTCGTCAGGAGATCCGACCATGTAGATATTGCCATTGGCATCGCTGGTAATGTCATAGACTATATTTCCAGGGTGTTTCCTTGTCCAGACGATCTCGCCATCAGGATCATACTTGACGAGAAAATACTCCGTTTCCAGTATGCAGGATTGGCAGTTTGGTGCGGTAAAACCTCCCACGTAAACGTAACCATCCCTGTCAACGGTGACTGCTGCCGGTTGATCATACGTACCCTGGCTGTATTTCCTCGACCACAGCTCCTGGCCGGCGGGGCTGTATTTGACCAGGAAAAAGTCGTAATCCTGTCCAAATCCCTGGCGAATGACATAACTGTTGCCGTCAGCGTCAAAGGCAACGTCAGTCATTTTCCCTACCCTGAAACTGTCGGATGAGATGTCGATGCCGGGATATGCGATGTTGTGCCAGGCCTCGGAGATGCCGGCAGGGTAGACAGAGATCGATAGGTCCTTTAAAGCCTTTGCCCCGTAGACATCTGCTGCCTGCAGCGTGAAGGGATAGATGCCAGGTTGGGCGGAGGAACCGGAAAACTGACCAGTTGATGCATCTAAAGTTATTCCGGGAGGGAGACTTCCCGAAATGATGGACCAGCCATAGGGGGGATAGCCTGAGACTGGTACGCTGTCGCTGTATGGGGCGCTCAAGGCGGCATTT
This genomic window contains:
- the rplU gene encoding 50S ribosomal protein L21; translated protein: MYAVVRTGGKQYKVSEGDFLKVEKLEGAVGDTVELSEVLMVGGDKVAIGTPLVPSASVVGKIVEQGKDKKILVFKSKRRKDSRKLNGHRQLRTILKIEKINA
- the rpmA gene encoding 50S ribosomal protein L27, whose product is MAHKKGVGSTRNGRDSDGQRLGCKKFGGEHVKAGNIIYRQHGTKIHPGNNVGLGRDYTLFALIEGVVKFERMGRDRKKVSVYPAN
- the obgE gene encoding GTPase ObgE, coding for MSFIDEVKIHVKSGDGGAGCVSFRREKFIPLGGPDGGDGGKGGNVIVEASPNLSTLLDLRQHPHQKAGRGRNGMGKDRHGAYGADLKMLLPVGTVIKDAETDEVLVDLNEPGMSVVLLKGGRGGQGNARFASSTNKAPKFAQPGEPGEERWLRLELKLMADVGLLGMPSVGKSSLISKISAARPKIADYHFTTLKPNLGVVAYKNYKSFVMADIPGLIEGAHEGAGLGHRFLKHLERTGQLIHILDISWMPDRDPLREYEAINRELALFNPELAEKKQIIVINKIDLPVVKENLATVLPYFEERGLKVFPISAATGEGIPALLDEIARNLWGQAEEEW
- a CDS encoding S8 family serine peptidase, with the translated sequence MQSCRWIHHRFSLFLLLLAMLCPVSAHAVLEREQVDSPIKTKSAGEGAKDLSGKNDHKPKRKEDELIVKFKSSTDDQARQKSHAKFGATKKKEFPHLRIHHVKLKKGMTVEEAIREYAQDPNVEYAEPNFIYTAEALPDDSRFSELWGMHNTGQTGGTPSADIHAVDAWNITTGSTDVVVAVIDTGIDYNHSELADNIWKNPEEIAGNLIDDDANGYPDDIYGIDTFNHFSWPFDDNGHGTHVAGTIGAVGNNGIGVAGVNWNVQIVTCKFLNAGGSGDTSGAVECLEYIRGLKAKGVNIVATSNSWGGGDYSQALYDAINAQRDILFIAAAGNDGADLTTNGWNHYPSGYELPNIISVAATDHNDNKAVFSNYGRRSVDISAPGVKILSTLPAQNKWNITGGYGLLSGTSMATPHVTGVAALLKAQDPGRDWIAIKNLLLAGGDNVSSMYERTVTGKRLNANGSLSCNNSPVFSALSLPTTITAGTPVTVSALSINCDLPVGPVVMRASTGEVITLADDGTGADLAAGDGIFTGTWTPKGSKAILLFSSPAGQDTVEYPTFAIAGYTANAALSAPYSDSVPVSGYPPYGWSIISGSLPPGITLDASTGQFSGSSAQPGIYPFTLQAADVYGAKALKDLSISVYPAGISEAWHNIAYPGIDISSDSFRVGKMTDVAFDADGNSYVIRQGFGQDYDFFLVKYSPAGQELWSRKYSQGTYDQPAAVTVDRDGYVYVGGFTAPNCQSCILETEYFLVKYDPDGEIVWTRKHPGNIVYDITSDANGNIYMVGSPDDGGYLTVKYDAAGNELWSTLLQPGTLPYLWNPYITVDTTGNVYITGYRETLDYPVDTPLIKYDASGNLQWYKAFKGNQEEAGQDIAVDANGDVYVTGWLLGSPPTLFLRKFSANGDPIWMKTYPAGVGTKGYGLAVDKNNSIHVIGSIQSTPYAGYDYLILKYDPSGNRLWAITYDGGVTEAGERLALDALGNLMLTGSGDNGWGAFTIKLNDANAFAITTASLPAGASGTAYNAALSVKGGTAPYTWSIASGTLPSGLAIDPSSGAISGTPTGRGDTMVEVRVADSTGKIATRLLMMQVMGIDDTSLNPVIIGVAFNQLITGGGGIAPYSWGIASGSLPSGLSLESSADGSARIKGTANGIGNYSFTMSLQDSAGKTALRPMTLSVVAPPCVASQVRIARTPLLYFDAIQSAADAAADSEVLQLQGVETFGNITINRGIPLALKGGYDCYFADNSGYTTVHGSLVVGNGTVELDNIILAQ